One genomic window of Elusimicrobiota bacterium includes the following:
- a CDS encoding ATP-binding cassette domain-containing protein — MITIEHLSYKYPDGTIGLNDINLTVRNGEVVTLIGANGTGKSTLLLALMGIIEFSG, encoded by the coding sequence GTGATTACCATAGAACATTTGTCATACAAATACCCTGACGGTACAATCGGGTTGAATGATATAAACCTCACCGTTAGGAATGGCGAGGTAGTAACGCTTATCGGTGCTAACGGTACGGGTAAGTCTACATTACTACTGGCGTTAATGGGCATCATTGAATTCAGCGGT
- the cbiQ gene encoding cobalt ECF transporter T component CbiQ gives MRKLFSDLDARIKFIAVLAMVITVVLIPQGQWGLFTGYFVFISILLVLSQTKIGFILKRLFTVLPFILMITIFTPFFKEGNVVFTYNFWWGGINVTKEGLALLLGVITKSILSVLSILFLLSTTTFSELLNGFIKMKVPGIMVLLLSFMYRYMDVLITEMKTLERARDARYFGGKIFRQIGMAGNIVATLFLRALERSERVYAALLARGYNGGKERNGFLGGK, from the coding sequence ATGAGAAAACTATTTTCTGACTTAGACGCGCGGATAAAGTTTATTGCAGTACTCGCTATGGTAATTACGGTGGTATTAATCCCGCAAGGGCAGTGGGGTTTATTTACCGGTTATTTTGTATTTATTTCCATATTATTGGTGTTAAGCCAAACAAAGATCGGGTTTATACTAAAACGTTTATTTACTGTACTGCCTTTTATCCTTATGATAACTATTTTTACACCCTTCTTTAAGGAAGGCAATGTTGTTTTTACATATAATTTTTGGTGGGGTGGTATAAATGTCACAAAAGAAGGCTTGGCGTTACTCCTCGGGGTTATAACAAAGTCTATTTTATCAGTACTCTCAATCCTTTTTCTTTTATCAACTACAACATTTTCTGAATTACTCAATGGATTCATAAAAATGAAAGTTCCCGGGATTATGGTTTTATTATTATCATTTATGTACCGCTATATGGACGTCCTTATAACTGAAATGAAAACACTTGAACGCGCAAGGGATGCGCGGTATTTCGGTGGAAAAATATTCCGGCAAATTGGGATGGCGGGGAATATTGTTGCCACATTATTTCTCCGCGCGTTAGAGCGTAGTGAACGCGTGTATGCCGCATTACTCGCAAGGGGGTATAACGGCGGGAAAGAACGAAATGGATTTTTAGGGGGAAAATAA
- a CDS encoding PDGLE domain-containing protein codes for MNKFVLIGLAVAVGLAILLSPFASPSPDGLEKVAEIKSFFYKSEGKNVLNTLIPDYLFPGIKNERIATAAAGGFGTLLVFITIYGIGLLLKKK; via the coding sequence ATGAATAAATTTGTATTGATTGGGCTAGCGGTGGCGGTGGGGTTAGCGATACTATTGTCTCCGTTTGCGTCTCCGTCTCCGGACGGGCTGGAGAAAGTTGCGGAAATAAAAAGTTTTTTTTATAAATCCGAAGGTAAAAATGTGCTAAACACGCTTATCCCCGATTACCTTTTCCCGGGTATAAAAAATGAACGTATTGCCACCGCCGCAGCGGGCGGGTTTGGTACGCTTCTTGTGTTTATTACAATTTACGGTATAGGATTGTTATTGAAGAAAAAATGA
- a CDS encoding energy-coupling factor ABC transporter permease, with translation MHIPDGFLDTKTWAVLSAVSLTGVSLAIRKINKKVDDKQVPVMGVVAAFIFAAQMLNFPIGGGTSGHFMGAAFAAIIMGPWMSLLIMTTVLIVQCLVFQDGGLTALGANIFNMGIIGPVIGFTTYKIVRQLIPGKNGIIAGTFTAAWFSIVLAATFCAVELAISGTVPLTAALPAMISIHSVIGIIEGLITLTMISYLLKVRPDIIDMQKV, from the coding sequence ATGCACATACCTGATGGTTTCTTAGATACTAAAACCTGGGCAGTTCTATCGGCGGTATCATTAACTGGCGTGAGTTTAGCTATTCGTAAAATAAACAAAAAAGTTGATGATAAACAAGTACCTGTGATGGGTGTAGTCGCGGCATTTATTTTTGCAGCGCAGATGTTAAACTTTCCTATCGGAGGGGGAACATCAGGGCATTTTATGGGTGCAGCTTTCGCAGCAATAATAATGGGCCCCTGGATGTCGTTGTTGATAATGACAACGGTGCTTATTGTACAATGCCTGGTATTCCAGGACGGCGGGTTAACGGCATTAGGGGCAAACATATTTAATATGGGTATTATCGGGCCGGTTATAGGTTTTACTACGTACAAAATAGTACGCCAACTTATTCCCGGGAAAAACGGTATTATAGCCGGCACATTTACTGCTGCGTGGTTCTCGATAGTTTTAGCCGCAACCTTTTGCGCAGTAGAACTCGCGATATCCGGAACAGTACCTCTGACGGCAGCGCTACCCGCAATGATTAGTATTCATTCAGTAATCGGTATTATTGAAGGACTGATTACTTTAACAATGATATCGTACCTTCTCAAGGTACGGCCTGATATTATTGACATGCAAAAGGTGTGA